A single region of the Rhinoraja longicauda isolate Sanriku21f chromosome 12, sRhiLon1.1, whole genome shotgun sequence genome encodes:
- the LOC144598963 gene encoding uncharacterized protein LOC144598963 isoform X1, with amino-acid sequence MKKEESMQLKMKTDCLTSLKLFKVLGLVYHLHFLVPVTCVLHPPRNLSFVSENFHHTLMWEAGPDTPLNTRYIVEYLSFSSAPEQLVAAENCVLIVNRTCDLTDDFSDIYGNYWPQVKAVGEMDESNWTTMDSPFQPHEQTHIRPINVQLAESPVGVLNVSFDIAAPTVLISRNLNVKSLIDIYMKLQYHIGVYKDGKLDKNRELLTITSKTSINEIFESVEPNSKYCITINIFYLKEKNTDPLEMKCIVTQFVNEDKGTEAPTALLVSSVCIIAAVLIIVVILYKTGVLAFFSMYVPQSLKNFKYTHATHNYNDVQGKFNIIDRVCVSEVKVQPIDEESEDELIDNGKETAYERNFLPITMQDSAQSSSLVSDNRTDGTCVVACNGQQFDSFTNFSECEMLPTDAIQNERTDTEIMSQLKIDLSRKSSLPSASVNPSDVPLCSVQIQGPDCSFVDFSNVQTCDQDTCESNIGETNDLSDSLTSDVYVNTAFYQSAKPVQCDIPSCPSFPQALHSHYMRR; translated from the exons ATGAAAAAAGAAGAAAGCATGCAATTGAAAATGAAAACTGATTGTTTAACCAGCTTAAAGCTGTTCAAAGTATTGGGCCTTGTATATCACCTTCATTTCCTCGTGCCTG TTACGTGTGTGCTACATCCGCCTCGCAATTTGTCATTTGTGTCAGAAAACTTCCATCACACCCTGATGTGGGAAGCTGGACCAGATACACCATTGAACACGCGCTATATAGTGGAATACCTCTCTTTCAG CAGTGCACCGGAACAGTTAGTTGCTGCAGAAAACTGTGTGCTGATCGTGAACAGAACATGTGATCTAACAGATGACTTTAGTGACATCTATGGGAATTACTGGCCGCAAGTTAAAGCAGTTGGAGAAATGGATGAATCCAATTGGACTACCATGGATAGTCCCTTTCAACCACATGAGCAGA CACACATACGACCAATTAATGTTCAGCTTGCGGAGTCTCCAGTTGGAGTGCTGAATGTTAGTTTTGATATTGCAGCACCCACAGTGCTTATTTCACGCAACTTAAATGTCAAATCATTGATCGACATCTACATGAAATTACAATATCACATTGGTGTATATAAAGATGGAAAGTTGGACAAG AACAGAGAGCTGTTGACAATCACAAGCAAAACAAGTATTAATGAAATATTTGAAAGTGTGGAACCGAACTCCAAGTACTGCATtacaataaatatattttatctAAAAGAAAAAAACACCGATCCCTTGGAAATGAAATGTATAGTCACACAATTTGTGAATGAAGATAAGGGTACAGAAG CACCTACAGCCCTATTGGTATCTAGTGTTTGCATCATAGCAGCTGTGCTCATCATCGTCGTGATACTATATAAAACAGGCGTCCTTGCTTTCTTCAGCATGTATGTTCCACAATCTCTG AAAAATTTTAAATACACCCATGCCACCCACAATTACAACGATGTGCAAGGAAAATTCAACATTATCGACCGTGTATGCGTCAGTGAAGTGAAAGTGCAACCCATTGACGAAGAGAGTGAGGACGAGTTGATTGATAATGGCAAGGAGACAGCCTATGAGCGTAACTTTTTGCCGATAACTATGCAGGACAGTGCTCAAAGCTCCAGCCTAGTTTCTGACAACAGAACAGATGGAACTTGCGTAGTGGCTTGCAATGGTCAACAATTTGATTCCTTCACCAACTTTTCTGAATGTGAGATGCTTCCAACAGATGCAATACAAAATGAACGTACAGACACTGAAATAATGAGCCAGTTAAAAATAGACCTCAGCAGAAAAAGCAGTTTGCCTTCTGCAAGTGTCAATCCATCAGATGTCCCACTGTGCTCTGTCCAAATCCAAGGTCCAGACTGCTCTTTTGTTGACTTTTCAAATGTACAGACGTGTGATCAGGACACATGTGAATCTAATATTGGTGAAACCAATGATCTGAGTGATTCTTTGACCTCTGACGTTTATGTCAACACTGCATTTTACCAATCTGCAAAACCTGTTCAGTGCGACATACCGTCCTGCCCATCGTTTCCCCAGGCTTTGCATTCTCATTACATGAGACGCTGA
- the LOC144598963 gene encoding uncharacterized protein LOC144598963 isoform X2, whose translation MKKEESMQLKMKTDCLTSLKLFKVLGLVYHLHFLVPVTCVLHPPRNLSFVSENFHHTLMWEAGPDTPLNTRYIVEYLSFSAPEQLVAAENCVLIVNRTCDLTDDFSDIYGNYWPQVKAVGEMDESNWTTMDSPFQPHEQTHIRPINVQLAESPVGVLNVSFDIAAPTVLISRNLNVKSLIDIYMKLQYHIGVYKDGKLDKNRELLTITSKTSINEIFESVEPNSKYCITINIFYLKEKNTDPLEMKCIVTQFVNEDKGTEAPTALLVSSVCIIAAVLIIVVILYKTGVLAFFSMYVPQSLKNFKYTHATHNYNDVQGKFNIIDRVCVSEVKVQPIDEESEDELIDNGKETAYERNFLPITMQDSAQSSSLVSDNRTDGTCVVACNGQQFDSFTNFSECEMLPTDAIQNERTDTEIMSQLKIDLSRKSSLPSASVNPSDVPLCSVQIQGPDCSFVDFSNVQTCDQDTCESNIGETNDLSDSLTSDVYVNTAFYQSAKPVQCDIPSCPSFPQALHSHYMRR comes from the exons ATGAAAAAAGAAGAAAGCATGCAATTGAAAATGAAAACTGATTGTTTAACCAGCTTAAAGCTGTTCAAAGTATTGGGCCTTGTATATCACCTTCATTTCCTCGTGCCTG TTACGTGTGTGCTACATCCGCCTCGCAATTTGTCATTTGTGTCAGAAAACTTCCATCACACCCTGATGTGGGAAGCTGGACCAGATACACCATTGAACACGCGCTATATAGTGGAATACCTCTCTTTCAG TGCACCGGAACAGTTAGTTGCTGCAGAAAACTGTGTGCTGATCGTGAACAGAACATGTGATCTAACAGATGACTTTAGTGACATCTATGGGAATTACTGGCCGCAAGTTAAAGCAGTTGGAGAAATGGATGAATCCAATTGGACTACCATGGATAGTCCCTTTCAACCACATGAGCAGA CACACATACGACCAATTAATGTTCAGCTTGCGGAGTCTCCAGTTGGAGTGCTGAATGTTAGTTTTGATATTGCAGCACCCACAGTGCTTATTTCACGCAACTTAAATGTCAAATCATTGATCGACATCTACATGAAATTACAATATCACATTGGTGTATATAAAGATGGAAAGTTGGACAAG AACAGAGAGCTGTTGACAATCACAAGCAAAACAAGTATTAATGAAATATTTGAAAGTGTGGAACCGAACTCCAAGTACTGCATtacaataaatatattttatctAAAAGAAAAAAACACCGATCCCTTGGAAATGAAATGTATAGTCACACAATTTGTGAATGAAGATAAGGGTACAGAAG CACCTACAGCCCTATTGGTATCTAGTGTTTGCATCATAGCAGCTGTGCTCATCATCGTCGTGATACTATATAAAACAGGCGTCCTTGCTTTCTTCAGCATGTATGTTCCACAATCTCTG AAAAATTTTAAATACACCCATGCCACCCACAATTACAACGATGTGCAAGGAAAATTCAACATTATCGACCGTGTATGCGTCAGTGAAGTGAAAGTGCAACCCATTGACGAAGAGAGTGAGGACGAGTTGATTGATAATGGCAAGGAGACAGCCTATGAGCGTAACTTTTTGCCGATAACTATGCAGGACAGTGCTCAAAGCTCCAGCCTAGTTTCTGACAACAGAACAGATGGAACTTGCGTAGTGGCTTGCAATGGTCAACAATTTGATTCCTTCACCAACTTTTCTGAATGTGAGATGCTTCCAACAGATGCAATACAAAATGAACGTACAGACACTGAAATAATGAGCCAGTTAAAAATAGACCTCAGCAGAAAAAGCAGTTTGCCTTCTGCAAGTGTCAATCCATCAGATGTCCCACTGTGCTCTGTCCAAATCCAAGGTCCAGACTGCTCTTTTGTTGACTTTTCAAATGTACAGACGTGTGATCAGGACACATGTGAATCTAATATTGGTGAAACCAATGATCTGAGTGATTCTTTGACCTCTGACGTTTATGTCAACACTGCATTTTACCAATCTGCAAAACCTGTTCAGTGCGACATACCGTCCTGCCCATCGTTTCCCCAGGCTTTGCATTCTCATTACATGAGACGCTGA